A DNA window from Chryseobacterium sp. MEBOG06 contains the following coding sequences:
- a CDS encoding DUF5686 family protein yields the protein MMLNNNSKKHYFLFFLLILAGSAHAQNRASGKIADEKSNKELSKVDIFINDNKTPSLTTTSGSFMVQSDSIIHKLKFSKKNYTSETLDITPETADNIFVQLSQAKVSNIEEIVLQSGKPKYKNKKENPAYAIMQKVWAQKRNNGLEKFDTYSFKEYEKTQFDLNNLDSAFMKKKIFNKLDFIFSYADSTASGRLGLPIFLNEAVYENYGRNRPDKDSKRTLIAQKTSGFQDNQVITVSAKNLYRDINIYDNTLNYFDIGFQSPVGTDGFSTYDYSLMDTITIRGEKAFQIRYQPKRKDILAFQGNLYIDTDTYAVLGATLKSTQKINVNFVNSVYTQLEYDNPDDTTFLPKKLVTEFEMSPFSKKKGAKSIIAKRSVDYSDYQFNKPLDPKVFKRTEEEYEDKFTDKDDAYWTKARPDTLSKAEQGVYNMLDQLQQTPKFNRMVKLVETLGSRYYNAFKGIDIGPIFSIYGKNEVEGNRIRLGARTYFGLNDTWRAQFYTAYGFRDHQVKYGVDARYMFNRLNRFMVGAGTSRDIIQLGGQLTSGDGVASRSLSSSTFFARGENISLSSVNQTNVFAAIEPWKNFQIRVDGVMQSIKSAIPEKFNLMYYQNGNLRKTVNDSHVTISLIAKPGAKFSQTGIDRYQARNLAPTIVLRYTRGIEGLFNADFNYDKLQFMLYKPFLIGSMGKMIVNFEAGKNFNTVPLALQNIIPANLSYGLVPNTFSQLNYYEFVADAYTTLHLEHHFNGKILSYIPLIKKLKLREIAFIRGAYGTLSDASKAINVEGFKYSAPSEHIYYEYGFGIENIGIGNLRIFRVDFNWRGNYLDRPDISKFGVKAGFQVGF from the coding sequence ATGATGTTAAATAATAATTCCAAAAAACACTATTTTTTATTTTTTCTCCTGATACTTGCCGGTTCAGCACATGCTCAAAACCGGGCCAGTGGTAAAATTGCAGATGAAAAAAGCAACAAAGAACTAAGTAAAGTTGATATTTTTATCAATGATAATAAAACTCCCTCTCTTACCACAACATCCGGCAGCTTCATGGTGCAGTCGGACAGCATCATTCATAAATTAAAATTTTCTAAAAAAAATTATACTTCAGAAACACTGGACATTACTCCAGAGACTGCTGACAATATTTTTGTACAGCTTTCCCAGGCCAAGGTAAGCAACATCGAAGAAATTGTTCTTCAAAGCGGAAAACCCAAGTACAAGAACAAAAAGGAGAACCCTGCTTATGCTATTATGCAGAAAGTATGGGCTCAGAAAAGAAATAACGGGTTAGAGAAATTTGACACCTATTCGTTTAAAGAATATGAGAAGACTCAATTTGATCTCAACAACCTGGACAGCGCATTCATGAAGAAAAAGATCTTCAACAAACTGGATTTTATTTTCAGTTATGCCGACTCTACTGCCAGTGGAAGATTAGGGCTTCCTATCTTCCTGAATGAAGCTGTTTATGAAAACTATGGTAGAAACAGACCTGATAAGGATAGTAAAAGAACTTTGATTGCTCAGAAAACTTCTGGTTTTCAAGATAATCAGGTAATAACTGTTTCAGCTAAAAACCTGTACCGGGATATCAATATTTATGATAATACCCTCAATTATTTCGATATTGGATTCCAGAGTCCGGTAGGAACTGATGGATTCAGTACTTATGACTACAGCCTGATGGACACTATAACCATCCGTGGCGAAAAGGCTTTCCAAATAAGATATCAGCCCAAGAGAAAAGATATCCTTGCATTTCAGGGAAATCTTTATATAGACACAGACACGTATGCTGTGTTGGGAGCCACCTTAAAATCAACACAGAAGATAAACGTCAATTTCGTCAACAGTGTTTATACACAGCTGGAATATGATAATCCTGATGACACTACTTTTCTTCCTAAAAAGCTTGTTACAGAATTTGAAATGAGCCCTTTCTCAAAAAAGAAAGGCGCCAAAAGTATTATAGCAAAAAGATCCGTAGACTACTCCGACTATCAGTTCAATAAACCTCTTGATCCAAAAGTATTTAAGCGGACTGAAGAGGAATATGAAGATAAATTTACAGATAAAGATGATGCGTATTGGACCAAAGCCAGACCTGACACGTTATCTAAAGCAGAACAGGGAGTCTATAATATGCTGGATCAGCTTCAGCAGACTCCTAAATTCAACCGAATGGTAAAACTGGTAGAAACTCTTGGGTCCCGTTATTATAACGCTTTTAAGGGAATTGATATTGGTCCTATTTTCTCCATTTACGGGAAAAATGAAGTTGAAGGAAACCGTATAAGACTTGGAGCGAGAACCTATTTTGGCTTAAATGACACCTGGAGGGCTCAGTTTTATACAGCCTATGGATTCAGAGACCACCAGGTAAAATACGGTGTTGATGCACGATATATGTTCAACAGGCTTAACCGTTTTATGGTCGGTGCCGGAACCAGCAGAGATATTATACAGCTTGGAGGACAGCTTACATCAGGTGATGGAGTTGCATCCCGTTCTTTATCTTCCAGTACTTTTTTTGCAAGAGGAGAAAATATTTCTTTAAGTTCTGTAAACCAAACAAATGTTTTTGCAGCGATTGAACCCTGGAAAAATTTTCAGATAAGAGTTGACGGAGTGATGCAAAGTATTAAATCTGCTATTCCTGAGAAATTCAACCTTATGTATTATCAGAATGGAAATTTAAGAAAAACAGTAAACGATTCTCATGTTACGATTAGTTTGATTGCAAAACCGGGAGCGAAATTTTCTCAAACGGGAATAGACCGCTATCAGGCAAGAAATCTGGCACCTACTATTGTTTTAAGATATACGAGAGGAATAGAAGGTCTATTCAATGCTGATTTCAATTATGACAAGCTGCAGTTTATGCTGTATAAACCTTTCTTAATTGGAAGTATGGGAAAAATGATTGTTAATTTTGAGGCTGGGAAAAACTTTAATACAGTTCCTTTAGCATTACAGAATATAATCCCGGCTAATCTTTCATATGGTTTAGTTCCGAATACATTTTCACAGCTTAATTATTATGAATTTGTTGCCGATGCCTATACGACTTTGCATCTGGAACATCATTTTAATGGTAAAATACTTTCTTACATTCCTTTGATCAAAAAACTGAAGCTTAGAGAAATTGCATTTATCAGAGGAGCATACGGAACCTTAAGTGATGCTTCTAAGGCCATCAATGTTGAAGGATTTAAATATTCCGCTCCAAGCGAGCATATTTATTATGAATACGGATTTGGTATTGAAAATATAGGAATTGGCAACCTTAGAATCTTCAGAGTAGATTTCAACTGGAGAGGAAATTATCTTGACAGACCCGATATTTCAAAATTCGGCGTTAAAGCAGGATTCCAGGTAGGTTTCTAA
- a CDS encoding FAD-dependent monooxygenase, with amino-acid sequence MNKIAVVGAGISGLSMANYLEKNQIDYHIYERRKKDDLAAGHGFLIPQEGMEYLSQIIDCSQLLEHGSFLKKYIQYSHTGKMLAEKELENVFAISRHSLINLLAQNISPEKISYEECITPCKTEKGRFKSSDGIYIDTDIAIISDGSKSRIRRDLFKDEKMRQVRESEAVNIIHNKEIADSIENDFIKFHHEEGGLTFGILKLSHDTILWYSQFDNEKYKINEYSSEDLKKYMLDIFAEWHPLVSSIIQKSNYESVHLWCVYELEKLNPFYKDNVVFIGDSAHPLIPFTSQGVTSALKDSSILTKYLVEEDNTTTAFRKYEAERKPEIEVHIHNGRALLSQFLLSLDQQSSNILPISYK; translated from the coding sequence ATGAACAAAATTGCTGTCGTGGGCGCTGGTATTTCCGGCTTAAGCATGGCGAATTACTTAGAAAAAAATCAGATTGATTACCACATTTATGAAAGAAGGAAAAAAGATGACCTCGCAGCAGGTCATGGCTTTCTTATTCCTCAGGAAGGAATGGAGTATCTTTCTCAGATTATTGACTGCTCACAGCTCTTGGAACATGGAAGTTTTCTGAAAAAATATATACAATACTCCCATACAGGAAAAATGCTGGCAGAAAAGGAGCTTGAAAATGTATTTGCCATCTCCAGACATTCGCTGATTAATCTCCTGGCTCAGAATATTTCTCCTGAGAAAATATCTTATGAAGAATGTATAACCCCCTGCAAGACTGAAAAAGGAAGATTTAAAAGCTCTGACGGGATTTATATTGATACTGATATTGCCATTATTTCAGATGGTTCGAAAAGCCGTATCAGAAGGGATCTCTTTAAAGATGAAAAAATGAGACAGGTACGAGAGAGTGAAGCTGTAAATATTATTCACAATAAAGAAATTGCTGATTCCATTGAAAATGATTTTATAAAATTTCACCATGAAGAAGGCGGCCTTACTTTTGGAATTCTGAAGCTTTCTCATGACACTATTCTTTGGTACTCGCAGTTTGACAATGAAAAGTACAAAATCAATGAATACTCATCTGAAGATTTAAAAAAATATATGCTTGATATTTTTGCAGAATGGCATCCTTTGGTTTCATCCATTATACAGAAATCAAACTATGAGAGTGTACATTTATGGTGTGTTTATGAGCTGGAAAAACTGAATCCTTTTTATAAGGATAATGTTGTTTTTATAGGAGATTCTGCGCACCCTCTTATACCATTTACCAGCCAGGGAGTAACCTCAGCTTTAAAGGACTCTTCTATTCTGACTAAATATTTAGTTGAAGAAGATAATACCACAACAGCCTTCCGTAAATATGAAGCTGAGAGAAAACCGGAAATAGAGGTGCACATTCATAATGGCAGAGCGCTATTGAGTCAGTTTCTGCTCTCTCTTGATCAACAATCATCAAATATTTTACCCATATCTTATAAATAA
- a CDS encoding T9SS type A sorting domain-containing protein translates to MLGLLASVSWQAQIKILFDATKAESAGNADWVIDADVHNLYFNATGVATTGSESNPQRFPTPAQSTITAATPETYWQGALSNWGIDLVKQGYSVETLPYNGSITYGSSSNPQDLSNYKVFVIDEPNIKFTPSEKTALLSFVANGGGLFIISDHNQSDRNNDGWDSPAIWNDFFTTNGVVSNPFGISFDLNSISPSTSNFAPISVNPMILSGPQGTPTQMKFSSGATMTLDKSSNASVQGLVFTSGSSNTGSTNVMFATATYGNGRICALGDSSVPDDGTGDPNDTLYNGYTGDANGNHRPLLVNAVIWLASSSNLGVQNMISEQQDIEVYPNPVTDYVYIKNNKFKTYKLIDEVGKVVLSGLLQENGSVNIKDLPVGVYYLLLQSDKDVKSTKLIKK, encoded by the coding sequence ATGTTAGGACTGTTGGCTTCTGTAAGCTGGCAGGCACAAATAAAAATACTTTTTGACGCCACCAAGGCAGAGTCAGCAGGAAATGCAGACTGGGTTATTGATGCTGATGTGCATAATCTCTATTTTAATGCAACAGGAGTTGCCACTACAGGGTCAGAATCTAATCCGCAAAGATTTCCAACGCCTGCACAAAGTACAATTACTGCTGCGACACCGGAAACCTATTGGCAGGGAGCATTGAGTAATTGGGGAATAGACCTTGTTAAACAGGGGTATAGTGTAGAAACGTTACCATACAACGGAAGTATTACGTATGGAAGCTCTTCGAATCCACAGGATTTGTCCAACTACAAAGTTTTTGTCATAGATGAGCCTAATATTAAATTTACTCCTTCAGAAAAAACAGCGCTGTTAAGTTTTGTAGCAAATGGTGGTGGACTTTTTATCATTTCTGATCATAATCAAAGTGATAGGAATAATGATGGTTGGGATTCTCCTGCTATCTGGAATGACTTTTTTACAACAAATGGGGTGGTTTCCAATCCATTCGGAATTAGTTTTGACTTGAATAGTATATCTCCATCCACATCTAATTTTGCGCCAATAAGTGTCAACCCAATGATTTTGTCTGGTCCTCAGGGGACTCCAACGCAAATGAAATTTTCAAGTGGTGCAACAATGACTCTGGATAAAAGCAGTAACGCATCTGTACAGGGACTGGTTTTTACTTCCGGTTCATCTAATACGGGAAGTACTAATGTAATGTTTGCTACAGCAACCTATGGAAATGGCAGAATATGTGCTTTAGGGGATAGCTCTGTGCCGGATGACGGAACGGGTGATCCTAATGATACTTTATATAACGGTTATACAGGAGACGCAAACGGTAATCACAGGCCTCTTTTGGTGAATGCAGTAATTTGGCTTGCCAGTTCATCAAATCTTGGGGTACAGAATATGATATCTGAACAACAGGATATTGAGGTGTATCCTAACCCGGTTACGGACTATGTTTATATTAAAAATAATAAATTTAAGACCTATAAACTTATAGATGAGGTTGGAAAAGTTGTGCTTTCCGGGTTACTACAGGAAAATGGCTCAGTTAATATTAAGGATTTGCCGGTAGGGGTGTATTACCTCTTACTGCAGTCCGATAAGGATGTGAAATCAACTAAGCTGATCAAAAAATAA
- a CDS encoding metalloprotease, with the protein MKKNFNLCLLAGAIAVTTLSACSDDKMDETVQPQQAALSAKIEQPGALEKVCYYVDNNWSNSAVLKSGLQNSADTSFMNGQMTKIASMWGRSNPVLQYVDDPSNFNSTYNAISYGNGKIYYGYAIYYDAKSKGGDIVNAMILAHEYGHQLQYIFGLPSVNENTARPNELEADGFAGYYLRRPNGYNKTNFTEIAAAYEFAQSIGDYQTNSPGHHGTPAQRRSAVRLGFLLGQYDLNAANFDYNFFYYYQGVLNGTYKMVKNTVNPEIDAYMSQYIDELRKIQSGEISAEEFKNLK; encoded by the coding sequence ATGAAAAAAAACTTTAATCTCTGCTTATTAGCAGGTGCTATTGCTGTTACCACATTATCAGCATGTAGCGATGATAAAATGGACGAAACCGTTCAACCGCAGCAAGCAGCACTGAGTGCAAAAATTGAACAACCTGGAGCACTTGAAAAAGTTTGCTACTATGTAGACAACAATTGGAGCAACTCGGCAGTTTTGAAATCAGGACTTCAAAATTCTGCAGATACCAGTTTTATGAATGGTCAAATGACTAAAATTGCAAGTATGTGGGGGCGAAGTAATCCTGTATTACAGTATGTAGATGATCCTTCCAACTTCAATTCAACGTACAACGCTATTTCCTACGGCAACGGAAAAATTTATTACGGATATGCTATCTATTATGATGCTAAGTCAAAAGGAGGCGATATTGTAAATGCTATGATTCTTGCCCATGAATATGGACATCAGTTACAATACATTTTTGGACTGCCTTCCGTAAATGAAAACACAGCAAGACCAAACGAATTGGAAGCAGATGGTTTTGCAGGATACTATTTAAGAAGACCGAACGGTTACAACAAAACCAATTTTACAGAAATTGCTGCAGCATATGAATTTGCTCAAAGTATTGGAGATTACCAGACAAACAGCCCCGGCCACCACGGAACTCCGGCACAAAGGAGATCTGCTGTACGTTTAGGTTTCCTGTTGGGCCAATATGACCTGAACGCCGCAAATTTTGATTATAACTTCTTTTACTATTATCAGGGAGTTCTCAATGGAACTTATAAAATGGTTAAAAACACGGTAAATCCGGAGATTGATGCCTATATGAGCCAATATATTGATGAGCTTAGAAAAATTCAGTCCGGAGAAATTTCTGCGGAAGAATTCAAAAACCTGAAATAA
- the rpmA gene encoding 50S ribosomal protein L27, whose protein sequence is MAHKKGVGSSKNGRESHSKRLGVKIFGGQAAIAGNIIVRQRGTQHHPGDNVGIGKDHTLFALVDGNVVFRKKANNRSFVSVEPNA, encoded by the coding sequence ATGGCACACAAGAAAGGAGTTGGTAGTTCCAAGAACGGTAGAGAGTCTCACTCTAAAAGATTAGGTGTGAAGATTTTCGGAGGACAAGCAGCAATTGCCGGAAATATTATTGTTAGACAAAGAGGTACTCAGCACCACCCAGGTGATAACGTGGGAATCGGTAAAGATCACACTTTGTTCGCATTAGTAGACGGTAATGTAGTTTTCAGAAAGAAAGCAAATAACAGATCTTTTGTATCTGTAGAGCCAAACGCATAG
- a CDS encoding tryptophanase produces MKLPYAEPFRIKMVEEIYQSTREEREQWLKDANYNLFNLKSSQVYIDLLTDSGTGAMSDRQWGALMTGDESYAGSRSFEQLQKTVERITGFKYLLPTHQGRAAENVLFSVLVKEGDVVPGNSHFDTTKGHIEFRKAHAIDCTIDEAFDINDLHPFKGNINLEKLEEIYKSHPKESIPFCLITITCNSSGGQPVSLENMKAVKALSDQYGIPVFFDSARFAENAYFIKKREAGQENRSIKEICKEIFSYGDGMTMSSKKDGLVNIGGFIALNNEEVFRKASNFTIIYEGFITYGGMAGRDMAALAVGLDEATEFAYLESRISQVEYLGNKLIEYGIPVQKPIGGHAVFIDSLNFLPNVSREEYPAQTLGLEIYKEAGIRTVEIGTLLADRDPETRKNRYPKLELVRLAIPRRTYTNNHMDYIAAAIKNVYERREEVSKGYKITWEPEILRHFTVQLEKA; encoded by the coding sequence ATGAAATTACCGTACGCGGAACCTTTCCGCATCAAAATGGTGGAAGAAATCTACCAATCAACAAGAGAAGAAAGAGAACAGTGGCTTAAAGATGCTAATTATAACCTCTTCAATTTAAAATCCTCACAGGTATATATCGACCTGCTTACAGATTCCGGAACCGGAGCGATGTCTGACAGACAATGGGGTGCTTTGATGACAGGAGACGAAAGCTACGCAGGATCCCGTTCTTTCGAACAATTACAGAAAACGGTAGAAAGAATTACCGGCTTCAAATATTTATTACCAACTCACCAGGGAAGAGCCGCTGAAAATGTTCTTTTTTCGGTATTGGTAAAAGAAGGTGACGTAGTTCCCGGTAACTCTCACTTTGATACTACAAAAGGGCATATTGAATTCAGAAAAGCTCATGCAATTGACTGTACAATAGATGAAGCTTTTGATATTAATGACCTTCACCCTTTCAAAGGAAATATCAACCTTGAAAAACTGGAAGAAATTTACAAAAGCCACCCTAAAGAAAGCATTCCTTTCTGCCTGATTACAATTACCTGTAATTCTTCCGGAGGCCAGCCCGTTTCTTTGGAAAATATGAAAGCAGTAAAAGCTCTTTCAGACCAATACGGAATCCCTGTATTCTTTGATTCTGCAAGGTTTGCAGAAAATGCTTACTTTATCAAAAAAAGAGAAGCAGGACAAGAGAACAGAAGCATTAAAGAGATCTGTAAAGAAATTTTTTCATACGGAGATGGGATGACTATGAGTTCCAAAAAAGATGGCCTGGTAAACATCGGTGGATTTATTGCTTTAAATAATGAAGAAGTTTTCAGAAAAGCTTCCAATTTCACTATTATCTACGAAGGATTCATTACTTACGGAGGAATGGCAGGAAGAGATATGGCGGCATTAGCTGTAGGTCTTGATGAAGCGACTGAGTTTGCTTACCTGGAAAGCAGAATCTCTCAGGTTGAATACCTTGGAAACAAGCTGATCGAATATGGAATTCCGGTTCAAAAACCTATCGGAGGACACGCTGTTTTCATTGACTCTTTAAATTTCCTTCCAAATGTTTCCCGTGAAGAGTATCCGGCTCAGACGTTAGGACTTGAAATTTATAAAGAAGCAGGTATCAGAACCGTAGAAATCGGAACTTTACTGGCTGACAGAGACCCTGAGACAAGAAAAAACCGTTACCCAAAGCTTGAGTTAGTGCGTCTGGCCATCCCTAGGAGAACGTATACGAATAACCATATGGATTATATTGCAGCAGCCATCAAGAACGTTTATGAAAGACGTGAAGAGGTATCAAAAGGCTATAAAATAACATGGGAACCTGAAATATTAAGACATTTTACAGTTCAGCTTGAAAAAGCCTAA
- a CDS encoding DUF502 domain-containing protein, which yields MKKPSFENIANFFLKNFFQGLVIIGPIGLTIFVIWYIVSAIDNLIPSLAQQIPGFVFVSIILFTAILGFLGNKFVVGRFFFDTMDSLLEKTPGVKHIYTPTKDVMSSFVGDKKKFNDPVWVKTNENPEIWRIGFLTQKEMSDVDKHNYVAVYLPHSYAISGWVIVTEEKNIKPVVGMTAASAMKFAVSGGVAGFHSDENIFKAPE from the coding sequence TTGAAGAAGCCGAGCTTTGAAAATATCGCCAATTTTTTCCTTAAAAACTTTTTTCAGGGATTGGTCATTATTGGGCCTATCGGGCTTACCATTTTTGTGATCTGGTATATTGTAAGTGCTATTGATAATCTTATCCCTTCGCTTGCACAACAGATTCCTGGGTTTGTTTTTGTTTCAATTATATTATTTACAGCTATTCTGGGATTTCTTGGAAATAAATTTGTGGTGGGCCGATTCTTTTTCGATACCATGGATAGTTTACTGGAAAAAACTCCCGGAGTAAAACATATCTACACTCCTACCAAAGACGTTATGTCTTCCTTTGTAGGTGACAAGAAAAAATTCAACGATCCTGTATGGGTAAAAACCAATGAAAATCCGGAAATCTGGAGAATTGGCTTTTTAACTCAAAAAGAAATGTCGGACGTTGACAAACATAATTACGTTGCGGTATACCTTCCCCATTCTTATGCAATATCGGGTTGGGTAATTGTTACTGAAGAAAAAAACATCAAACCTGTAGTGGGAATGACAGCTGCTTCTGCTATGAAATTTGCAGTAAGTGGTGGTGTGGCAGGATTTCATTCTGACGAAAACATATTTAAGGCACCGGAGTAA
- a CDS encoding tRNA-(ms[2]io[6]A)-hydroxylase: MFKLKLPTDPRWANIAEGNIQEILTDHAWCEQKAATNAISLIIMLSEYPDIVTELLAIAQEELDHFNQVHEIIKKRGYTFGKARKDDYVNELAKFVVQGTREKLIVDKLLFAAMIEARSCERFKVLTENIKDEELKVFYRELMISEANHYTTFIGLARQLGEPEAVNKRWEEWLEYEASIIKSYGNKETIHG; this comes from the coding sequence ATGTTTAAGTTGAAACTTCCTACCGATCCAAGGTGGGCAAATATTGCAGAAGGAAACATTCAGGAAATTTTAACTGATCATGCCTGGTGCGAGCAAAAAGCGGCTACCAATGCAATCAGTCTTATTATTATGCTTTCAGAATATCCGGATATTGTTACCGAACTTCTTGCGATTGCTCAGGAAGAACTGGATCATTTTAACCAGGTGCATGAGATTATAAAGAAAAGAGGCTACACTTTTGGGAAAGCCCGAAAAGACGATTACGTCAATGAGCTTGCTAAATTTGTAGTACAGGGTACCCGCGAAAAACTAATCGTTGACAAATTACTTTTTGCCGCTATGATTGAAGCAAGAAGCTGTGAGAGATTTAAAGTTCTTACAGAAAACATCAAAGATGAAGAGCTTAAAGTTTTCTACAGAGAGCTTATGATTTCAGAGGCCAATCATTACACTACTTTCATTGGTCTTGCAAGACAGCTTGGAGAGCCGGAAGCAGTGAATAAGAGATGGGAAGAATGGCTGGAATATGAAGCCAGCATCATTAAATCCTACGGAAACAAAGAAACCATTCACGGTTAA
- a CDS encoding acyltransferase family protein has translation MNRDLYIDFAKGLATLSIIFIHTAFWSGQFYIPAEVRVFSLVFDVALFYALSGITSGANIEKTFYRLLKLQITYMIFVTFLFFMDYFFKVFGLTFFSQEWLQSFYSTFGSKYATTSISAVPQWQNLGNWYLHQYTNADTFPVVMGSFWYLKVYFILTVFGVLILKFFPKHINWFIGICIALTLLFNIFPEYYPTGQVGYVAFYLAVFLIGNRMRGKKIPNKIIPLLYALVAGALLWMFWYYGNEIFYKINKNKFPPKIPYIIWAQFSLVTLFVLYNRLKISKDNFITYIGKNAIFFYFGQGISSSLVYFLVVPLKENMPWWLLMMIIYIINIILAFIISAGLKKVDTLGWNILESLRRKTAA, from the coding sequence ATGAACAGAGATCTCTATATTGACTTTGCCAAAGGACTGGCAACTTTATCTATTATATTCATTCATACAGCTTTCTGGTCAGGACAGTTTTATATTCCTGCGGAAGTACGAGTCTTTTCCCTCGTTTTTGATGTGGCCCTTTTCTATGCACTCAGCGGAATTACCTCAGGAGCCAATATTGAAAAGACATTTTACCGTTTATTAAAATTACAGATCACCTATATGATCTTTGTGACTTTTCTGTTCTTTATGGATTACTTCTTTAAAGTCTTTGGACTCACCTTCTTCTCCCAGGAATGGCTCCAGAGCTTCTATTCTACATTTGGGTCAAAGTATGCTACCACCAGCATTTCAGCTGTACCTCAATGGCAAAATCTCGGAAACTGGTATCTTCATCAGTATACCAATGCAGATACTTTCCCGGTTGTGATGGGAAGCTTCTGGTATCTTAAAGTTTATTTTATCCTCACCGTATTTGGAGTATTAATTTTAAAATTTTTCCCAAAACATATTAACTGGTTCATAGGTATATGTATTGCATTAACTCTGTTATTTAATATATTTCCGGAATATTATCCAACAGGGCAGGTGGGTTACGTAGCATTTTATCTCGCTGTCTTCTTAATCGGAAACAGAATGCGTGGCAAAAAGATCCCCAACAAGATTATACCTCTTTTGTATGCTTTAGTTGCAGGAGCTCTATTATGGATGTTCTGGTATTATGGAAATGAGATCTTTTACAAAATCAATAAAAACAAATTTCCACCCAAAATCCCATATATCATCTGGGCACAATTCTCTTTGGTAACTCTCTTTGTCCTTTATAACAGATTAAAAATTTCCAAAGACAATTTCATTACCTATATAGGTAAAAATGCTATTTTCTTTTATTTTGGACAGGGAATAAGTTCATCACTGGTTTATTTTCTGGTAGTTCCTTTAAAAGAAAATATGCCCTGGTGGCTTTTAATGATGATCATTTACATTATTAATATTATACTGGCATTCATTATCTCTGCAGGGCTGAAAAAAGTAGATACACTGGGCTGGAATATTTTGGAATCCCTAAGAAGAAAGACCGCGGCTTAG
- a CDS encoding bacteriocin-like protein has protein sequence MKNLKKLTKKNLKSINGGGEQCPPAPTKTCDKWCRLTPWQKIHCLLDVEEPCTCF, from the coding sequence ATGAAAAATCTCAAAAAACTAACAAAGAAAAATCTAAAAAGTATTAATGGTGGTGGAGAACAATGTCCTCCAGCTCCCACTAAAACATGTGATAAATGGTGCAGGCTGACCCCATGGCAGAAAATACATTGCCTGCTGGACGTTGAGGAACCTTGTACATGTTTTTAA